A region of Pyxidicoccus parkwaysis DNA encodes the following proteins:
- the trmFO gene encoding methylenetetrahydrofolate--tRNA-(uracil(54)-C(5))-methyltransferase (FADH(2)-oxidizing) TrmFO, which yields MADAKQQRVTVIGGGLAGSECAYQLARRGVPVVLREMKPHKRSPAHKSDQFAELVCSNSLRSDNPESAIGLLHAELRALGSLVLGTADTHRVPAGDALAVDRERFSGSITDALRRMAGVEVVAGEVETLPEEGPVVVATGPLTSDALTRELERHVGTKLYFYDSIAPIISGDSIDLNVAFRQSRYGKGGGDDYLNLPMTRDEYYRFIAEVKAGQKVVPHAFEEPKYFEGCLPIEVMAERGDDTLAYGPMKPVGLRDPRSGQEPYAVVQLRMEDTAGTSWNMVGFQTRLTWGEQKRIFSTCIPGLQQAEFLRMGQIHRNTFIDSPRLLSRDLSLKSEPRLYFAGQISGVEGYVESTACGYLVALALHAKLTGKEWVPPPATTAMGALYRHVTGEAHPPDYPHQPSNIIFGLFPPLTGRMKKADKRAAYSARAKQDLVGWLPQAGVPVPVTGRPEQEEQRSA from the coding sequence ATGGCGGACGCGAAGCAGCAACGGGTGACGGTGATTGGCGGAGGCCTGGCGGGCAGCGAGTGCGCATACCAGCTCGCCCGGCGCGGCGTGCCGGTGGTGCTGCGCGAGATGAAGCCGCACAAGCGCTCGCCGGCCCACAAGTCGGACCAGTTCGCGGAGCTGGTGTGCAGCAACTCGCTGCGCTCGGACAACCCGGAGAGCGCCATTGGCCTGCTGCACGCGGAGTTGCGCGCGCTGGGCTCGCTGGTGCTGGGCACCGCGGACACGCACCGGGTGCCCGCGGGCGACGCGCTGGCGGTGGACCGCGAGCGCTTCTCCGGCTCCATTACGGACGCGCTGCGGCGGATGGCCGGCGTGGAGGTGGTGGCGGGCGAGGTGGAGACGCTCCCGGAGGAGGGCCCGGTGGTGGTGGCCACGGGGCCGCTGACGTCGGACGCGCTCACCCGCGAGCTGGAGCGGCACGTGGGGACGAAGCTCTACTTCTACGACTCCATTGCCCCCATCATCTCCGGGGACTCCATCGACCTGAACGTGGCCTTCCGGCAGAGCCGCTACGGCAAGGGCGGCGGGGACGACTACCTCAACCTGCCGATGACGCGCGACGAGTACTACCGCTTCATCGCCGAGGTGAAGGCGGGCCAGAAGGTGGTGCCGCACGCCTTCGAGGAACCCAAATACTTCGAAGGGTGTCTGCCGATTGAAGTCATGGCGGAGCGCGGCGACGACACGCTGGCCTACGGGCCGATGAAGCCGGTGGGCTTGAGGGACCCGCGCTCGGGACAGGAGCCTTACGCGGTGGTGCAGCTGCGCATGGAGGACACGGCGGGCACGTCGTGGAACATGGTGGGCTTCCAGACGCGGCTGACGTGGGGTGAACAGAAGCGCATCTTCAGCACGTGCATCCCTGGCCTCCAGCAGGCGGAGTTCCTGCGGATGGGGCAGATCCACCGCAATACGTTCATCGACTCGCCCCGGCTGCTGTCGCGCGACTTGTCGCTGAAGTCGGAGCCGAGGCTGTACTTCGCGGGGCAGATTTCCGGCGTGGAGGGCTACGTGGAGAGCACGGCGTGCGGGTACCTGGTGGCGCTGGCGCTGCACGCGAAGCTGACGGGGAAGGAGTGGGTGCCGCCGCCGGCCACCACGGCGATGGGCGCGCTGTACCGTCACGTGACGGGCGAAGCGCACCCGCCGGACTACCCGCATCAGCCGTCGAACATCATCTTCGGCCTCTTCCCGCCGCTGACGGGGCGGATGAAGAAGGCGGACAAGCGGGCCGCGTACTCGGCGAGGGCGAAGCAGGACCTCGTCGGGTGGCTGCCGCAAGCGGGCGTCCCCGTCCCGGTGACGGGCCGGCCCGAGCAAGAGGAGCAGAGGAGCGCATGA
- a CDS encoding gliding motility protein, whose translation MMRTRQGRLLGAGLLAALAVAGAGCKKGNEGSGGAAAPAASSGAAGGGAPARAPAPSRGAPEAGQGLLLAAGRAADLRVTPDGLKATYLLDGQKPRLDGVPPQMLLGKLYVVGVEGGEPRLLGESVTNVPGGLLFTKDSKHALFLTGYNPASQSGSLNVATLDDAKAEPAVLGTAVSYMLPSPDGTMLAFVDAGRLKLGALPSGPFTEVAGEVSTAQFTPDGKTLLIKRRLTAAGGLAAVSVEKPEAQPRKLADQVGDYAVSSDGKHVAFQVRSESVRGLYDLYLADVATMKPKRLAVASSVFAFSPDGKWLGRTENGKPDVPGDLYVGPADGGPGRKLGERVGSLTFAPDSTAVGFLEKWDTTAGAGLMSVASLPDGAPKQVGGRVPNFIWGSDGRFVAFLSRFLKPEYSVDLMLYPLGAEKAEKVHKGVFGYAFMPGNAQLVFRTNCIRNGRSCDFKALGLPPSGEAQTWMQGIFSYKLSEDGQRVLATYARMDSDTYDVAVYDVKTQARKTLDQGVQVPVSFAGKDDSRAMYIIAQGPKSGVYSIPATFEAAAQK comes from the coding sequence ATGATGCGGACGCGGCAGGGGCGACTTCTGGGTGCAGGTCTACTGGCTGCCCTCGCGGTGGCGGGTGCGGGCTGCAAGAAGGGGAACGAGGGAAGCGGCGGCGCGGCGGCGCCCGCGGCCAGCAGTGGCGCGGCGGGCGGTGGTGCCCCGGCGCGTGCTCCCGCTCCCAGCCGAGGCGCACCGGAGGCGGGGCAGGGGTTGTTGCTCGCGGCGGGCCGCGCGGCGGACCTGCGCGTGACGCCGGACGGGCTGAAGGCCACGTACCTGCTCGACGGCCAGAAGCCCCGGCTGGACGGGGTGCCCCCGCAGATGTTGCTGGGCAAGCTCTACGTCGTCGGGGTGGAGGGCGGCGAGCCGCGCCTGCTGGGCGAGAGCGTCACCAACGTGCCGGGTGGGTTGCTGTTCACGAAGGACTCGAAGCACGCGCTGTTCCTCACGGGCTACAACCCGGCCTCGCAGTCCGGCTCGCTGAACGTCGCGACGCTGGATGACGCGAAGGCGGAGCCCGCGGTGCTGGGCACGGCGGTGAGCTACATGCTGCCCAGCCCGGACGGCACGATGCTGGCCTTCGTGGACGCGGGGCGGCTGAAGCTGGGGGCGCTGCCCTCGGGCCCCTTCACCGAGGTGGCCGGCGAGGTGAGCACCGCGCAGTTCACCCCGGACGGGAAGACGCTGCTCATCAAGCGCCGGCTGACGGCGGCGGGCGGGCTGGCGGCGGTGTCCGTGGAGAAGCCCGAGGCGCAGCCGCGCAAGCTGGCGGACCAGGTGGGCGACTACGCGGTGTCCTCGGACGGAAAGCACGTGGCGTTCCAGGTGCGGAGCGAGTCCGTGCGCGGGCTCTATGACTTGTACCTGGCGGACGTCGCGACGATGAAGCCGAAGCGGCTGGCGGTGGCGTCGAGCGTCTTCGCCTTCTCGCCGGACGGCAAGTGGCTGGGGCGCACGGAGAACGGCAAGCCGGACGTGCCCGGGGACTTGTACGTGGGCCCGGCGGACGGAGGCCCGGGGCGCAAGCTGGGCGAGCGCGTGGGCAGTCTGACTTTTGCTCCGGACTCGACGGCGGTGGGCTTCCTGGAGAAGTGGGACACGACGGCGGGCGCGGGGCTGATGTCGGTGGCGTCGCTGCCGGACGGCGCGCCGAAGCAGGTGGGCGGGCGCGTGCCCAACTTCATCTGGGGCAGCGACGGGCGCTTCGTGGCGTTCCTGTCGCGCTTCCTCAAGCCCGAGTACTCGGTGGATTTGATGCTGTATCCGCTGGGCGCGGAGAAGGCGGAGAAGGTGCACAAGGGCGTGTTTGGCTATGCGTTCATGCCGGGCAACGCGCAGCTCGTGTTCCGGACCAACTGCATCCGCAACGGGCGCTCGTGTGACTTCAAGGCGCTGGGCCTGCCGCCCTCCGGCGAAGCCCAGACATGGATGCAGGGCATCTTCAGCTACAAGCTGTCCGAGGACGGCCAGCGCGTGCTCGCCACGTATGCGCGCATGGACTCGGATACGTATGACGTCGCGGTGTACGACGTGAAGACGCAGGCGCGGAAGACGCTCGACCAGGGCGTGCAGGTGCCGGTGTCCTTCGCGGGCAAGGACGACTCGCGTGCCATGTACATCATCGCGCAGGGGCCCAAGTCGGGCGTGTATAGCATTCCTGCAACATTCGAAGCCGCTGCTCAGAAGTAA
- a CDS encoding TraR/DksA family transcriptional regulator produces the protein MSRSNDLNRIRELLQRRRREILTANAGAHRELTALKDQERDPEYEENAQSELADYTLSSLLESQRREIMLIDAALRRMDMGVFGDCVDCGFEIPIERLEALPFAIRCEEDATLHELETRGGPAATPSM, from the coding sequence ATGAGCCGAAGCAACGACCTGAACCGGATACGGGAGCTCCTCCAGCGCCGCCGCCGGGAAATCCTCACTGCGAACGCGGGTGCGCACCGCGAGCTGACCGCCCTCAAGGACCAGGAGAGAGACCCGGAGTACGAAGAGAATGCCCAGTCCGAGCTGGCGGACTACACGCTGTCCAGCCTGCTCGAGTCGCAGCGGCGCGAAATCATGCTCATCGACGCGGCGCTGCGCCGCATGGACATGGGCGTCTTCGGAGACTGCGTGGACTGCGGCTTCGAGATTCCGATTGAGCGCCTGGAGGCCCTGCCCTTCGCCATCCGCTGCGAGGAGGACGCGACGCTCCATGAGCTGGAGACGCGCGGCGGGCCTGCCGCCACGCCGTCGATGTAA
- a CDS encoding ExbD/TolR family protein yields MAEPTTPAAHSDVDDEQLARLRYRKALARKKRKEREAAGEIKELNITAMMDMMTILLVFLLKSFASSSAAITASEDVRPPVSTTRATPKDTVAITITPKNILVGEREVLRLANGQIPADKLQGRLVLPLDAQLKKEVEKLKYIAERNPAAPFSRELSVIADKKVPYDMLLTVLYTAGQNELENYRFVVLKKDDN; encoded by the coding sequence ATGGCCGAGCCGACGACACCCGCCGCCCACAGCGACGTCGACGATGAGCAGCTCGCGCGGCTGCGCTACCGCAAGGCGCTGGCGCGCAAGAAGCGCAAGGAGCGCGAGGCCGCGGGCGAAATCAAGGAGCTGAACATCACCGCGATGATGGACATGATGACCATCCTCCTGGTGTTCCTGCTCAAGTCCTTCGCCTCGTCCTCCGCGGCGATTACGGCGTCCGAGGACGTGCGTCCGCCCGTGTCCACCACGCGCGCCACGCCGAAGGACACCGTGGCCATCACCATCACCCCCAAGAACATCCTGGTGGGAGAGCGTGAAGTCCTGCGGCTGGCGAACGGGCAGATTCCGGCCGACAAGCTCCAGGGCCGGCTGGTGCTTCCGCTCGACGCGCAGCTGAAGAAGGAAGTGGAGAAGCTGAAGTACATCGCCGAGCGGAACCCCGCGGCTCCCTTCAGCAGGGAGCTGTCCGTCATCGCGGACAAGAAGGTTCCGTACGACATGCTCCTCACCGTGCTCTACACGGCGGGGCAGAACGAGCTGGAGAACTACCGGTTCGTCGTCCTCAAGAAGGATGACAACTAG